Proteins encoded by one window of Streptomyces sp. NBC_01571:
- a CDS encoding LuxR C-terminal-related transcriptional regulator produces MTTALPATTLTADQRRVAARLVYGVSNKAIASQVCLSVDGVASHLGAARKKMGCPGSSRAVLVHTLLAAREVPPPAGSGTVPAFTKHEVTVIRAIAKHTLNADIGNAIGVPADDVRAEIDATVDKGNARNATHLVGLAHTWGILGTSDTQPETEATATAEPAR; encoded by the coding sequence ATGACCACCGCCCTGCCCGCCACGACCCTCACTGCTGACCAGCGGCGCGTCGCCGCGCGACTCGTCTACGGCGTGTCCAACAAGGCGATCGCCAGCCAGGTCTGCCTGTCCGTGGATGGCGTGGCCAGCCACCTCGGTGCGGCCCGCAAGAAGATGGGCTGCCCGGGATCTTCGCGCGCCGTCCTCGTCCACACCCTTCTCGCCGCCCGGGAGGTTCCCCCACCGGCCGGCAGCGGGACGGTTCCGGCGTTCACCAAGCACGAAGTGACGGTCATACGGGCCATCGCCAAGCACACCCTCAACGCCGACATCGGGAATGCCATCGGTGTGCCGGCCGACGACGTGCGCGCCGAAATCGACGCCACCGTGGACAAAGGGAACGCCCGCAACGCAACCCACCTGGTCGGGCTGGCACACACGTGGGGCATTCTCGGCACCTCGGACACTCAGCCCGAGACCGAAGCAACGGCTACGGCGGAGCCCGCCCGATGA
- a CDS encoding cytochrome P450 translates to MTSTPARTATVTLDSSGGRRLFAQADELRAAGPAVRVRMPEDVPAWSVTRGDVAKRLLTHPHVSKDARKSWPSHTPGSIPWLYAWVDVVSMFTSDGDDHKRLRQLVSRAFTPGRVEAMRPVLQAIVTDLLDTLAHQDETAPVDLRTHFSYRVPTRLICDLFGVPADQRPEMLRVIDSVLATDVTAEQAEATKHDLYQAMQTLIDVKRATPGEDMTSLLLAAHEEDGDRLSHIELISTLILMIGAGSETAVALINAAVRELLNHPDQLATVLADPRRWRDVIEEALRLHPPIMHLPLRYATKDIDLGEGVIIKEGDAILIGFGAHGRDPGVHDDPEAFRIDRDDKDHMAFGHGIHYCLGAPLAKLEAEVALPALFERFPQIALACKVEDLEPQRSFIGTDVTALPVVLHASA, encoded by the coding sequence GTGACCAGCACCCCCGCCCGGACCGCGACCGTGACACTCGACAGCAGCGGCGGCCGCCGCCTGTTCGCCCAGGCCGACGAGCTTCGGGCGGCCGGCCCGGCCGTCCGGGTCCGCATGCCGGAAGATGTCCCCGCCTGGTCGGTCACCCGCGGAGACGTCGCCAAGCGGCTCCTGACCCATCCCCATGTCTCCAAGGACGCCCGCAAGTCCTGGCCCTCCCACACCCCGGGTTCCATACCGTGGCTCTACGCCTGGGTCGACGTCGTCTCGATGTTCACCTCCGACGGCGACGACCACAAACGCCTGCGCCAACTGGTCAGCCGCGCCTTCACCCCCGGGCGGGTCGAAGCGATGCGCCCGGTCCTCCAGGCCATCGTCACCGACCTCCTCGACACCCTGGCCCACCAGGACGAGACCGCGCCCGTCGATCTGCGCACCCACTTCTCCTACCGGGTGCCCACACGCCTGATCTGCGACCTCTTCGGAGTTCCCGCCGATCAGCGCCCCGAGATGCTCCGCGTCATCGACTCCGTCCTCGCCACCGACGTCACTGCGGAGCAGGCCGAAGCGACCAAGCACGACCTCTACCAGGCCATGCAGACACTCATCGACGTCAAACGGGCCACCCCCGGCGAGGACATGACCAGCCTGCTGCTGGCCGCCCATGAGGAAGACGGTGACCGGCTCAGCCACATCGAGCTGATCTCGACCCTGATCCTGATGATCGGGGCGGGCAGCGAGACCGCCGTCGCCCTCATCAACGCCGCCGTACGCGAGCTCCTCAACCACCCGGACCAGCTGGCGACCGTTCTGGCCGACCCCCGGCGCTGGCGCGACGTCATCGAGGAAGCCCTCCGCCTCCACCCGCCGATCATGCACCTGCCCCTGCGCTACGCCACCAAGGACATCGACCTCGGCGAGGGCGTCATCATCAAGGAAGGCGACGCCATCCTGATCGGCTTCGGCGCCCACGGCCGCGACCCGGGCGTCCACGACGATCCCGAGGCCTTCCGCATCGACCGGGACGACAAGGACCACATGGCCTTCGGCCACGGCATCCACTACTGCCTGGGTGCCCCGCTGGCCAAGCTCGAAGCCGAGGTAGCGCTCCCGGCCCTGTTCGAGCGGTTCCCCCAGATCGCCCTGGCCTGCAAGGTCGAGGACCTCGAGCCGCAGCGCTCCTTCATCGGCACCGACGTCACCGCGCTGCCCGTCGTGCTGCACGCCTCGGCGTAG